The following are encoded together in the Gemmatimonadota bacterium genome:
- a CDS encoding PAS domain S-box protein: MPDAPSPFASVGLLQHIVEGVPIRIFWKDRELRYLGCNTLFARDAGVEGPAAVVGRTDFDLVWRAQAEQYRADDRAVMESGHARIDFEEPQTSPSGDLLWLRTSKVPLLGDSGAVIGVLGIYDDITARKQVELRLRESEERYQRLFDGSPDPCWIIDGSNRFVLCNVAAARALGYDRPDEVIERHPSEHSPLLQPDGRPSRDAANEMMAVAHEQGIHRFEWVHRRRDGTEFPVEVTLAQVVTEGEPQLYCIWRDISERKRFEASLLESRTRHEEAQHLAHLGHWQMDIATEHLEWSSEVYRIFGMEPDGARATLPEFFSRVHPADLEAVKSAVNIAVDTRRPFEFEHRLLLPDGTTKWVHTRGEVALRPDGTPERVTGTVLDITERHEAMEHSARLQAQLHDAQRLEAIGRLAGGVAHDFNNMLSVILGGLEMSLSELGSNDRVAEYLREAQDAARRSAELTRQLLAFASRQTTLPVMLDLNAKVTGMLRMLRRVIGENVHVEWDPDPNSWPVHIDPSQVDQVLANLCVNARDAIAGVGRVHIATRNVVLDHAHVDRHPGAISGEHAVLTFRDDGGGMPPEVLEHIFEPFFTTKDLGKGTGLGLATVYGIVRQAKGHIVVTSAPGMGTTFELYFPAHRAAADATRERYTPATTIAQGGTILLVEDEPGVRRMTSLLLERLGYEVLAASSAQSALALLEAHRRRIDLLMTDVIMPDMNGRDLARQVRTRLPGLPTLFVSGYPSDAIPIGNELDANTHFIGKPFRFEELAALLRLALTPEAFRPRG; encoded by the coding sequence ATGCCTGACGCTCCCTCCCCCTTCGCCTCGGTCGGCCTCCTCCAGCACATCGTGGAGGGCGTGCCGATACGCATCTTCTGGAAGGACCGCGAGCTGCGGTACCTCGGATGCAACACGTTGTTTGCGCGGGACGCCGGGGTCGAGGGCCCCGCCGCCGTCGTCGGGCGCACCGACTTCGACCTGGTCTGGCGGGCACAGGCCGAACAATACCGGGCCGACGACCGCGCGGTGATGGAGTCCGGCCACGCGCGCATTGACTTCGAGGAACCGCAGACCTCCCCGAGCGGCGACCTGCTCTGGCTGCGCACTTCAAAGGTGCCACTCCTCGGCGACAGCGGTGCCGTCATCGGGGTCCTCGGGATCTACGACGACATCACCGCGCGCAAGCAGGTGGAGCTGAGACTGCGGGAGTCCGAGGAACGCTATCAGCGCCTCTTCGACGGCTCGCCCGATCCCTGCTGGATCATCGACGGGAGCAACCGCTTCGTCCTGTGCAACGTCGCGGCTGCCCGCGCGCTCGGGTACGACCGTCCGGACGAGGTCATCGAGCGGCACCCGTCCGAGCACTCGCCGCTCCTCCAGCCTGACGGGCGTCCCTCGCGCGACGCGGCCAACGAGATGATGGCCGTGGCGCACGAGCAGGGGATCCACCGTTTCGAGTGGGTGCACCGCCGCCGCGACGGTACGGAGTTCCCGGTTGAAGTCACCCTCGCGCAGGTGGTGACCGAGGGCGAGCCACAGCTCTACTGCATCTGGCGCGATATCTCCGAGCGCAAGCGCTTCGAGGCGTCGCTCCTGGAGTCCCGAACGCGGCATGAGGAGGCGCAGCACCTCGCCCACCTCGGGCACTGGCAGATGGACATCGCCACCGAGCACCTCGAGTGGTCGAGCGAGGTGTACCGCATCTTCGGCATGGAACCGGACGGCGCCCGTGCCACGCTCCCGGAGTTCTTCTCGCGCGTTCACCCAGCCGACCTCGAGGCGGTGAAGTCTGCCGTCAACATTGCTGTGGACACGCGTCGGCCCTTCGAGTTCGAGCACCGCCTCCTTCTCCCTGACGGCACCACCAAGTGGGTGCACACCCGGGGCGAGGTGGCGCTGCGCCCCGACGGGACTCCAGAGCGGGTGACCGGAACGGTGCTCGACATTACCGAGCGCCACGAGGCAATGGAGCATTCCGCCCGCCTTCAGGCGCAGCTCCACGACGCGCAGCGCCTCGAGGCGATCGGCCGACTCGCCGGCGGCGTCGCGCACGACTTCAACAACATGCTCAGCGTCATCCTCGGCGGCCTCGAGATGTCGCTCTCCGAGTTGGGCTCGAACGATCGCGTCGCCGAGTACCTCCGCGAGGCGCAGGACGCCGCGCGCCGATCCGCGGAGCTCACGCGGCAGCTCCTCGCCTTCGCCAGCCGGCAGACGACGCTGCCGGTGATGCTGGACCTCAACGCCAAGGTCACCGGCATGCTCCGCATGCTGCGGCGGGTCATCGGCGAGAACGTCCACGTTGAGTGGGACCCCGACCCCAACAGCTGGCCGGTCCACATCGATCCCTCACAGGTGGACCAGGTCCTCGCGAACCTCTGCGTCAACGCCCGAGATGCGATCGCCGGCGTGGGGCGCGTGCATATCGCCACCCGGAACGTGGTGCTCGACCACGCGCACGTCGACCGTCACCCCGGGGCGATATCGGGCGAGCACGCCGTGCTCACCTTCCGCGACGACGGCGGCGGCATGCCGCCCGAAGTGCTCGAGCACATCTTCGAACCCTTCTTCACGACCAAGGACCTGGGGAAGGGGACCGGGCTCGGCCTCGCCACCGTGTACGGGATCGTCCGCCAGGCGAAGGGCCACATCGTCGTCACCAGCGCGCCGGGGATGGGCACCACCTTCGAGCTCTACTTCCCCGCGCATCGGGCAGCGGCCGATGCAACCCGCGAGCGCTACACGCCAGCGACCACGATCGCTCAGGGTGGCACCATTCTCCTCGTGGAGGATGAACCAGGCGTTAGGCGGATGACGAGCCTCCTGCTCGAACGCCTCGGCTACGAGGTGCTCGCGGCCAGCTCCGCCCAGTCTGCCCTCGCGCTACTCGAGGCGCACCGGAGGCGGATCGACCTGCTCATGACGGACGTGATCATGCCCGACATGAACGGGCGCGACCTCGCGCGGCAGGTGAGAACCCGCCTCCCCGGCCTCCCGACCCTCTTCGTCTCCGGCTACCCGTCGGACGCGATCCCGATCGGCAACGAGCTCGACGCCAACACGCACTTCATCGGGAAGCCGTTCCGCTTCGAGGAACTGGCCGCGCTCCTGCGCCTGGCCCTCACCCCGGAAGCGTTCCGCCCCCGGGGGTGA
- a CDS encoding PQQ-dependent dehydrogenase, methanol/ethanol family — MTRTARTLALALSATIATASPLAAQVSFSRLAAAERDSANWLTYSGSYSGQRFSRLSQVNRTNVAALRPVWLHQLQNTQFMAEATPLVADGVMYVSETMSAVTALDVRTGRTLWRYAPTIPPTTKWIGFLPTSRGVALLDSTVYLATINAHLIALDARSGTVRWDVEVADNKLGYAFTLAPLAIKGKILVGVSGGEAGIRGFIDAYDATTGKLAWRFHTIPGSGEPGNETWGGDSWKTGGGPTWLTGAFDPELNTVYWGVGNPGPDWNGDSRPGDNLYTCSLVALDADTGKLKWFFQFTPHDTHDWDANQIPVLVDATVNGAKRKLVLTANRNAFYYALDRVTGEFIGGRDYAKQTWSTGLDATGKAQVIPGKEPSDSGTLVWPSLQGATNWNSPAYSPRTNLFYVNAREMGSYYYKREAEYEPGNPFMGGGERALENDSASGAVRALEPLTGKMRWEFRHHSPPWAGLMATAGGLVFSGSNEGNFFALDASTGKALWQFQTGGFIRAAPITYMVDGKQRVAIVSNNAVIVFALP; from the coding sequence ATGACCCGCACCGCACGTACGCTCGCGCTCGCCCTGTCGGCCACGATCGCGACCGCGTCCCCACTCGCCGCACAGGTCTCGTTCAGCCGCCTTGCAGCTGCCGAGCGTGATTCGGCCAATTGGCTGACCTACTCGGGGAGCTACAGCGGGCAGCGCTTCTCGCGACTCTCGCAGGTCAACCGGACCAACGTGGCCGCGCTGCGTCCGGTCTGGCTGCACCAACTGCAGAACACGCAGTTCATGGCCGAGGCCACGCCGTTGGTGGCCGATGGCGTGATGTACGTGTCGGAGACCATGAGCGCTGTCACCGCGCTCGACGTGCGCACGGGGCGCACGCTGTGGCGATATGCGCCGACCATTCCCCCAACGACCAAGTGGATCGGCTTCCTGCCGACCAGCCGCGGCGTGGCGTTGCTGGACAGCACCGTGTACCTGGCGACGATCAACGCGCACCTCATCGCTCTCGATGCGCGCAGCGGCACGGTGCGCTGGGATGTGGAGGTCGCCGACAACAAGCTGGGCTACGCCTTCACCCTCGCGCCGCTGGCCATCAAGGGGAAGATCCTCGTGGGCGTGAGCGGGGGTGAAGCGGGGATTCGCGGCTTCATCGACGCGTACGATGCGACCACCGGCAAGCTGGCGTGGCGCTTCCACACGATTCCGGGGAGTGGTGAGCCGGGGAACGAGACATGGGGAGGCGATTCGTGGAAGACCGGTGGTGGCCCCACGTGGTTGACGGGGGCGTTCGATCCGGAGTTGAACACCGTGTACTGGGGCGTTGGAAACCCGGGTCCCGACTGGAACGGCGATTCGCGCCCCGGCGACAACCTGTACACCTGCTCGCTCGTGGCGCTCGACGCCGACACCGGAAAGCTCAAGTGGTTTTTCCAGTTCACGCCGCACGACACGCACGACTGGGACGCCAACCAGATCCCGGTGCTGGTGGACGCGACGGTGAACGGCGCCAAGCGCAAGTTGGTGCTGACGGCCAATCGCAATGCGTTCTACTACGCGCTCGATCGTGTGACCGGGGAATTCATCGGCGGGCGCGACTACGCCAAGCAGACCTGGTCGACGGGGCTCGACGCCACGGGGAAGGCGCAGGTGATCCCCGGAAAGGAACCGAGCGATTCGGGGACGCTGGTGTGGCCCTCGTTGCAAGGGGCGACCAACTGGAACAGCCCGGCGTACAGCCCGCGCACCAACCTGTTCTACGTGAATGCGCGCGAGATGGGGTCGTACTACTACAAGCGCGAAGCGGAATACGAGCCGGGCAACCCCTTCATGGGGGGCGGCGAGCGGGCGCTGGAGAATGACAGCGCCTCGGGGGCGGTGCGGGCGCTGGAGCCGTTGACGGGGAAGATGCGCTGGGAATTCCGGCATCATTCACCGCCGTGGGCGGGGCTCATGGCCACGGCCGGCGGGTTGGTCTTCAGCGGATCGAACGAAGGGAATTTCTTCGCGCTCGATGCGAGCACGGGGAAGGCGCTCTGGCAGTTCCAGACCGGCGGCTTCATTCGTGCGGCGCCCATCACCTATATGGTGGACGGGAAGCAGCGGGTGGCGATTGTGTCGAACAATGCGGTGATCGTGTTTGCGTTGCCGTAG
- a CDS encoding c-type cytochrome — protein sequence MPRTRALRATPLALACALTLAGPAVARAQQVASAGGAALARGRTLFDAQCARCHGIEGTGGVGPSLQRPLLGRAPNDTALATLIANGIDDRGMPGAWQLSPNEVSMLVAYVRSLGNRPPEVAPGDAARGEALFRGRGGCLACHVVRGTGGVIGPELTNVGAARGLAYLRRALRDPGAELPAGPGISYAGSEHVRYLLVRAVPMSGPPITGIRVNEDAFTIQVRDTGGAIHSLEKRRLRALEKLFHASLMPSAGPACTNTEIDDIVSYLMTLRGGA from the coding sequence ATGCCACGTACGCGCGCCCTCCGCGCGACCCCACTTGCCCTTGCCTGCGCCCTCACGCTCGCTGGTCCCGCGGTGGCGCGTGCGCAGCAGGTCGCGTCTGCCGGTGGCGCCGCACTCGCCCGGGGGCGTACGCTCTTCGACGCCCAGTGCGCGCGCTGCCACGGGATCGAGGGGACAGGCGGCGTGGGGCCGTCGCTCCAGCGCCCGCTCCTGGGTCGCGCCCCCAACGACACGGCGCTCGCCACGCTCATCGCCAACGGAATCGACGATCGTGGAATGCCGGGGGCGTGGCAGTTGAGCCCTAACGAGGTGTCGATGCTGGTGGCGTACGTGCGTTCGCTCGGCAATCGTCCGCCAGAAGTGGCGCCCGGCGACGCGGCGCGGGGCGAGGCGCTCTTTCGCGGGCGCGGCGGCTGCCTGGCGTGCCACGTCGTGCGCGGCACCGGCGGGGTGATCGGTCCGGAACTCACCAACGTGGGCGCGGCGCGCGGGCTCGCGTACCTGCGGCGTGCCCTTCGTGATCCCGGCGCCGAGCTGCCGGCGGGGCCGGGCATTTCGTACGCGGGCTCCGAGCACGTGCGCTATCTCCTGGTGCGTGCCGTCCCGATGAGCGGCCCCCCGATCACGGGGATCCGGGTAAACGAGGACGCCTTCACCATCCAGGTGCGCGACACCGGCGGGGCGATTCACTCGCTGGAGAAGCGTCGCCTGCGTGCGCTCGAGAAGCTCTTTCACGCCAGCCTGATGCCCAGTGCGGGCCCCGCGTGCACCAACACCGAGATCGACGACATCGTGTCCTACCTGATGACCCTGCGTGGTGGCGCATGA
- a CDS encoding NmrA family NAD(P)-binding protein: MPAATSPPILVAGASGQLGGTVARLLLAEGFPVRALARRREPLRPLADLGAEIVAGDLRDAGAVRQACAGAGQVVSTANNVQGSGASSPTRVDVEAYRSLARAASDAGVSRWLHVSARGLTADSVVDYFRVKYQVDQVVRASGIPWVLLQPTAFMEVWVDLILAKPMREKGEAMLFGDGNQRANYIAVDDVAHVAVAILKRPEVRNEAIEIGGPSDVSMRTLVDLLERAMGITVKRKTVPMAVLRFVPPLLRPFNEVVARMMSFGAFAAGSDASFPQWRTAAERFGVTPRSVEAFIAERFGGT; the protein is encoded by the coding sequence ATGCCAGCCGCCACATCTCCTCCCATCCTCGTCGCCGGTGCGTCAGGACAGCTTGGCGGCACGGTCGCTCGCCTGCTCCTCGCCGAGGGCTTCCCGGTTCGGGCGCTCGCACGCCGACGTGAGCCGCTGCGCCCGCTGGCCGACCTCGGCGCCGAAATCGTCGCTGGCGACCTCCGCGACGCGGGGGCGGTTCGCCAGGCGTGCGCGGGGGCGGGGCAGGTGGTCTCGACTGCCAACAACGTGCAGGGGAGCGGCGCGTCCAGTCCCACTCGGGTCGACGTCGAGGCGTACCGATCGCTGGCACGCGCCGCGAGCGACGCGGGGGTTTCGCGCTGGCTGCATGTGTCGGCGCGCGGGCTCACGGCCGACAGCGTGGTCGACTACTTCCGCGTGAAGTACCAGGTGGACCAGGTCGTGCGCGCGAGCGGGATTCCGTGGGTGCTGTTGCAGCCGACGGCGTTCATGGAGGTCTGGGTCGACCTCATCCTCGCCAAGCCGATGCGCGAGAAGGGGGAGGCGATGCTCTTCGGGGACGGGAACCAGCGCGCCAACTACATCGCCGTCGACGACGTGGCGCACGTGGCGGTCGCCATCCTCAAGCGGCCCGAGGTGCGAAACGAGGCCATCGAGATCGGCGGGCCGTCGGACGTGAGCATGCGCACCCTCGTCGACCTCCTCGAGCGTGCGATGGGGATCACGGTGAAGCGGAAGACGGTCCCGATGGCGGTGCTGCGCTTTGTTCCCCCGCTGCTGCGCCCGTTCAACGAGGTGGTGGCGCGCATGATGTCGTTTGGCGCGTTTGCCGCCGGGAGCGATGCGTCGTTCCCGCAATGGCGTACAGCCGCCGAGCGTTTCGGCGTGACACCGCGCAGCGTGGAGGCGTTCATCGCGGAGCGGTTCGGGGGGACATAG
- the ggt gene encoding gamma-glutamyltransferase — protein MMRLSLALAAFSLVPAALTAQPPSLRPDVMGPSGAVSSDHVLASAVGADVLKRGGNAVDAAIAMAGVLAVVRPHMNGVGGDNFMLIRDGKTGKVYALNGSGRAGAKATPAFFAAKNLTRVPGSGILSVSVPGAVRGWEDALRRFGTTTLRQALQPAIRYAGQGFPVSTRLSLDIGAEVKKVSADSALARTFLVNGAAPSPGTLLVQKELAATLRLIATGGARAYYSGAPAQKIAAFMEREGGLVTAADLAKHSSTWQEPISTTYLGKKVLAFPPNTQGATFLQMLNLAELHDLTAMGRTSADYVHLMVEGAKLAYADRDKYIADPAFATVPVEKLLSKDYARELGARIRKDTIVAESSDDSRDGNGDTIYLTVVDKDGNAVSMIQSLFAAFGSGRMVPGTGIVLHNRGALYSLDPSHPNIVAPGKRPFHTLCPAMAVNDDGSLYATFGSPGGDGQPQTLIQVLNNVLRFGMTPQQAVEAPRWRVFGAGRLGVEPGLPDDVRAALTRRGQQVNVQPPSAEFGGAQMIVIDRRSKARMVGSDWRREAYGIAW, from the coding sequence ATGATGCGCCTCTCGCTCGCCCTCGCGGCCTTCTCGCTCGTCCCAGCGGCGCTCACCGCGCAGCCCCCCTCGCTCCGCCCCGATGTCATGGGGCCCAGCGGTGCGGTCTCGTCGGACCATGTGCTCGCCAGCGCCGTGGGCGCCGACGTCCTCAAGCGCGGCGGCAACGCGGTCGACGCGGCGATCGCCATGGCCGGCGTCCTCGCCGTCGTTCGCCCGCACATGAACGGCGTGGGGGGCGACAACTTCATGCTCATCCGCGACGGCAAGACGGGAAAGGTCTACGCCCTCAACGGCTCGGGGCGTGCCGGAGCCAAGGCCACGCCGGCCTTCTTTGCCGCGAAGAACCTCACCCGCGTCCCCGGCTCAGGCATCCTGTCTGTCTCGGTCCCGGGCGCGGTGCGCGGGTGGGAAGACGCGCTGCGACGCTTCGGGACCACGACGCTCCGCCAGGCGCTGCAGCCGGCGATTCGTTATGCCGGCCAGGGCTTTCCCGTTTCCACGCGCCTCTCGCTCGACATTGGCGCCGAGGTCAAGAAGGTCTCCGCCGACTCGGCGCTCGCGCGGACGTTCCTGGTGAACGGTGCCGCGCCGTCGCCCGGCACCCTGCTCGTGCAGAAGGAGCTCGCCGCCACGTTGCGCCTGATTGCAACTGGCGGGGCGCGCGCCTACTACTCCGGCGCCCCGGCGCAGAAGATCGCCGCCTTCATGGAACGCGAAGGAGGGCTGGTCACCGCCGCCGACCTCGCGAAGCACAGCTCCACCTGGCAGGAGCCCATCAGCACGACCTACCTGGGCAAGAAGGTCCTCGCGTTCCCGCCGAACACCCAGGGGGCCACCTTCCTGCAGATGCTCAACCTCGCCGAGCTGCACGACCTCACGGCGATGGGACGCACGTCGGCCGACTACGTGCACCTGATGGTCGAGGGAGCCAAACTGGCCTATGCCGATCGCGACAAGTACATCGCCGATCCGGCCTTCGCCACGGTGCCGGTCGAGAAGCTGCTCTCCAAGGACTACGCGCGCGAACTCGGCGCCCGCATCCGCAAGGACACCATCGTCGCCGAGTCGAGCGACGACTCGCGCGACGGCAACGGCGACACGATCTACCTCACCGTGGTCGACAAGGACGGCAACGCCGTGTCGATGATCCAGTCGCTCTTTGCCGCCTTCGGGAGCGGGCGCATGGTCCCGGGGACGGGGATCGTGCTGCACAACCGCGGCGCGCTGTACTCGCTCGATCCGTCGCACCCCAACATCGTCGCCCCGGGCAAGCGCCCCTTCCACACGCTCTGCCCCGCCATGGCGGTCAACGACGACGGTTCGCTCTACGCCACCTTCGGCTCCCCCGGCGGCGACGGGCAGCCGCAGACGCTCATCCAGGTGCTCAACAACGTCCTGCGTTTCGGCATGACGCCGCAGCAGGCGGTCGAGGCGCCGCGCTGGCGCGTCTTTGGCGCCGGACGTTTAGGAGTCGAGCCCGGGCTCCCCGACGACGTGCGCGCCGCGCTCACGCGCCGCGGGCAGCAGGTGAACGTGCAACCACCGAGCGCCGAATTCGGCGGCGCGCAGATGATCGTGATCGATCGCCGGTCGAAGGCGAGGATGGTGGGGTCGGACTGGCGGCGCGAGGCGTACGGGATCGCCTGGTAA
- a CDS encoding GlsB/YeaQ/YmgE family stress response membrane protein — protein MGLIFAACFGLLVGALARLFYPGRQDMGLLKTMFLGLGGGFVAGLLGRMVGWYHPGQGAGLIASALGAMLLIWMFGKMESKA, from the coding sequence ATGGGACTCATCTTCGCCGCCTGCTTCGGCCTCCTCGTCGGCGCACTTGCCCGCCTCTTCTATCCTGGACGCCAGGACATGGGGCTCCTCAAGACGATGTTCCTCGGCCTCGGCGGTGGCTTCGTCGCCGGACTGCTCGGACGCATGGTCGGCTGGTATCACCCGGGACAGGGGGCCGGGCTCATCGCCTCGGCGCTTGGCGCCATGCTGCTGATCTGGATGTTCGGCAAGATGGAGTCGAAGGCCTAA
- a CDS encoding creatininase family protein has translation MRPTPLLLLAAAFASPLLAQGAPQGRNMGGGNCADNRYNCADTPNPLPAVSTVWLEEMTWMDVRDAIAAGKTTAIITTGGIEPNGPWLALGKHNYVLQANCEAIARKLGNALCAPIVKFVPEGGIDPVSGHMASPGTISMREGTFRALLTDIVHSLKVHGFTNIILIGDSGGNQGGQRAVADSLTAIWKGTPVVAHVQEYYDYAGVKKYMEAKGVKEDKPEGMHDDPVISLNMFITDPSSIRFEQRVKLGKAGINGTSLANRAQSARWAKEIVEYRATTTIEAIRKAIANKGTLPAPERR, from the coding sequence ATGCGCCCAACCCCGCTCCTCCTGCTCGCCGCCGCCTTCGCCTCTCCCCTTCTCGCCCAGGGAGCGCCGCAGGGGCGCAACATGGGCGGTGGGAACTGCGCCGACAATCGCTACAACTGCGCCGACACCCCCAACCCGCTCCCCGCCGTCAGCACGGTCTGGCTCGAGGAGATGACCTGGATGGATGTGCGCGACGCCATCGCCGCGGGCAAGACGACCGCCATCATCACGACCGGCGGGATCGAGCCCAACGGGCCCTGGCTCGCACTGGGCAAGCACAACTACGTGCTGCAGGCCAATTGCGAGGCGATTGCCCGCAAGCTGGGCAACGCGCTCTGCGCCCCGATCGTGAAGTTCGTCCCGGAAGGGGGGATCGACCCGGTGAGCGGGCACATGGCGAGTCCCGGCACCATCAGCATGCGCGAAGGGACCTTCCGCGCCCTCCTCACCGACATCGTGCACTCGCTCAAGGTGCACGGCTTCACGAACATCATCCTCATCGGCGACAGCGGCGGCAATCAGGGGGGACAGCGCGCGGTCGCCGATTCGCTCACCGCCATCTGGAAGGGGACCCCCGTGGTGGCGCACGTGCAGGAGTACTACGACTACGCCGGGGTGAAGAAGTACATGGAGGCGAAGGGGGTGAAGGAGGACAAGCCCGAAGGGATGCACGACGATCCGGTGATCTCCCTCAACATGTTCATCACCGATCCTTCGTCGATCCGTTTCGAGCAGCGCGTGAAGCTGGGGAAGGCCGGGATCAACGGGACCTCGCTCGCCAACCGTGCGCAGTCGGCCAGGTGGGCGAAGGAGATCGTCGAGTACCGCGCCACCACGACGATCGAGGCGATCCGGAAGGCGATCGCCAACAAGGGGACGCTGCCGGCGCCGGAGCGTCGTTAG
- a CDS encoding nuclear transport factor 2 family protein, giving the protein MRFSVVVVSLLLAAMSPLSAQSFGPTPAAAAQREILEVREAAWRAFFTNDTTLFKRVVPDELMAMGWGGGPWQDREQTVASMKEFAASGMKLDQLHFPKNVFQQYGDAVILYTSFHLVLKGANGEVQETLGRGTEIFVRRNGRWIHTGWHLDTIGT; this is encoded by the coding sequence ATGCGCTTCTCCGTCGTTGTCGTCTCCCTTCTCCTCGCCGCCATGTCTCCCCTCTCTGCCCAGTCCTTCGGTCCGACCCCCGCCGCCGCCGCCCAGCGTGAGATCCTCGAGGTGCGCGAAGCGGCGTGGCGCGCCTTCTTCACCAACGACACCACCCTGTTCAAGCGCGTGGTCCCCGATGAGTTGATGGCGATGGGGTGGGGGGGCGGCCCCTGGCAGGATCGCGAGCAGACGGTGGCGAGCATGAAGGAATTCGCCGCCAGCGGGATGAAGCTCGACCAGCTGCACTTCCCCAAGAACGTCTTCCAGCAGTACGGAGACGCCGTGATCCTCTACACGAGCTTCCACCTCGTGCTCAAGGGGGCCAACGGTGAGGTGCAGGAAACGCTCGGGCGCGGCACCGAGATCTTCGTACGTCGGAACGGCCGCTGGATACACACCGGATGGCACCTCGATACCATCGGGACCTGA
- a CDS encoding DinB family protein yields the protein MTFDLPNAVAVLARTPHTLRAMLSGLSPAWIDATEGGDSWSPYTIVGHLLHGERTDWIPRARIILAQGDTRRFTPYDRFAQFHESQGRSLVELLDELERLRAENVATLTGWSLSESQLELVGEHPEFGAVTLRQLLATWVAHDLGHVAQVARVMAKQYREAIGPWRAYLPIMER from the coding sequence ATGACCTTCGACCTCCCCAACGCCGTCGCCGTGCTGGCGCGCACGCCACACACGCTGCGCGCGATGCTGTCCGGTCTCTCGCCCGCCTGGATCGATGCCACCGAGGGGGGCGACAGCTGGAGCCCCTACACCATCGTCGGCCACCTCCTGCACGGCGAGCGCACCGACTGGATTCCGCGTGCCCGGATCATCCTCGCACAGGGCGACACGCGTCGCTTTACCCCGTACGACCGCTTCGCCCAGTTCCATGAGTCGCAGGGGCGGTCGCTCGTCGAGTTGCTGGATGAGCTGGAGCGCCTACGTGCGGAGAACGTCGCGACGCTCACCGGCTGGTCGCTCTCGGAGTCGCAGCTGGAACTCGTGGGTGAACATCCCGAGTTCGGTGCCGTCACCCTGCGGCAGTTGCTCGCCACCTGGGTCGCGCACGACCTCGGGCACGTGGCGCAGGTGGCGCGGGTGATGGCCAAGCAGTATCGCGAGGCGATCGGTCCGTGGCGCGCCTATCTCCCGATCATGGAACGCTGA
- a CDS encoding carbon-nitrogen hydrolase family protein, with protein sequence MTAIRIALANVRYPATPDESVSLATRAIADAGAAGADIICFPECFIPGYRGMGHTPPPPDAAFLEGAWSAVAAAAREANVAVVVGTERLLGDRLVISTLVVNRDGSVAGWQDKVQLDPSEEGPYVAGAGRHLFQCGDVTFGVAICHEGWRYPETVRWAARRGAQLVFIPHFHQAEGDSFQPTQFGDPANSFHEKALLCRAAENTVYIAAANYASDGTPTTATIVRPDGTVLAYQPYGVEGLLIATLDLSDATGLLASRYRPIDL encoded by the coding sequence ATGACCGCCATCCGAATCGCCCTCGCCAACGTCCGCTACCCCGCCACGCCTGACGAGTCGGTGTCGCTGGCCACGCGCGCCATCGCCGATGCCGGTGCCGCGGGTGCCGACATCATCTGCTTCCCCGAGTGCTTCATTCCCGGCTACCGCGGGATGGGGCACACGCCGCCGCCGCCGGACGCCGCCTTTCTCGAGGGTGCCTGGTCAGCCGTCGCCGCGGCAGCACGAGAAGCCAACGTGGCCGTCGTCGTGGGGACCGAGCGCCTGCTCGGCGACCGGTTGGTCATCTCCACGCTCGTCGTGAACCGCGACGGCTCCGTGGCCGGGTGGCAGGACAAGGTCCAACTCGACCCGTCGGAAGAGGGACCCTACGTCGCGGGAGCGGGACGCCACCTCTTCCAGTGCGGCGACGTGACCTTCGGCGTCGCGATCTGCCACGAGGGCTGGCGGTACCCGGAGACGGTGCGATGGGCCGCGCGGCGTGGCGCGCAGCTCGTCTTCATCCCGCACTTCCACCAGGCCGAGGGCGACAGCTTTCAACCGACGCAGTTTGGCGACCCCGCCAACTCGTTCCACGAGAAGGCGCTGCTCTGCCGCGCCGCCGAGAACACCGTCTACATCGCGGCCGCCAACTACGCCAGCGACGGCACACCGACGACGGCGACCATCGTGCGTCCCGACGGAACGGTGCTGGCGTACCAGCCGTACGGGGTGGAAGGGCTGCTCATAGCGACGCTCGACCTGTCGGACGCGACGGGGCTGCTCGCCTCGCGCTATCGACCGATCGACCTGTAG